In Ovis canadensis isolate MfBH-ARS-UI-01 breed Bighorn chromosome 3, ARS-UI_OviCan_v2, whole genome shotgun sequence, one DNA window encodes the following:
- the LOC138436245 gene encoding spermatogenesis-associated protein 31H1-like: MAQSLAHQDTETVEKSVKLTQKPKGKAMKASGMPLKLDRQVPEFVDLTPGLRNQDSKSLELTPNKSHQILETLELLSQSGSQVKELHTGQLQQVVESEGMTSGPKDHITETMGLTFKTKLKGEEYLGRSPKPVSKTTAAERYSRPYPQARESVEVISTQKLPRGESITLNTKAFQDVPESSEMTEGIQYQVPGSIGLTSKRFLKAKQIGRVAGYAESAEVTTETWQQGEGKMKLTQSQNQSMKHSETAPGLLGQITEFMRISPKPLEQVTNSTETELQVAQAIGVKSIAPIRVATPVKVTPGPPYQVVKSVMLTSWPNSQMVDSVELTSKPQDVRPSEFTSGLRLQNAKFKKLSTEPKYQTLKRLDLTGFQIVKTVGPPLQIVKSEELAPGPIPQIAEPIGVGLKATNYLDLFPRLHLQEPVESVELTPRPNTEVKSAELTTQPTSTLEAPTVLNHKQGLQAVKSTGIKTGPPQVMESEDLNLSEVCQNKDSEEGSSEELQIGNYFSRFLHNSSDSLISSSVRTSELDLWDSEMPQVSSVLDIKNLVTDILQPEESFIDLDRIQSSTFPLSLHNQPLAETAITVKNPNSEIPGVDVIPNERTKRKHVEESESSLQRLSQYSPQDWRSPPRFFQAETGAQRALSWPVLGRQRNVWESRSSRPRLPRKYLSNMLMLGNVLGTTMERKISSQTSLTERATEDTCQSIQNLFGVPAELMTCSERLLEKGQGTISQPSVVKNYIQRHTSCHGHEKKTPLRMWTRSSMPSIIQHYSGSRTRIKKKPKPCDISQEVIQYAPVSCTGSQPPAPAKSESSFNIFFARRDSVPMEGTQNSQSDSQTRIFESQHSLKPSYLPQAKTDFSEQFQLLQDLQLKIAAKLLRSQIPPNVPPPLASGLVLKYPICLQCGRCSGFNCCHKLQAAFGPHLLIYPQLHLVSTPEGHGEIRLHLGFKLRTGKRPQLPKYHRRDRPVTPRSLRSTSLRKAKGYTRASKSPTSTINFQSGSSQSPAPIEVHIRQRQYDSSSLREKTEIREPGHYEFTQVHSLSESDSESNQDEKWAKVRTKKTRDSKYPMKRIPKGIRSQNTKFYTNGRAIIQSSSRELPNQLRRKKSGASQTTTASLKRQPKKSSQPKFIQLLFQGLKQAIQTAHRIMALAGQKHEDTTRSDYFWSSKTYLPKQKSRDYCLTRDSKRHRMPTLKLRHSNSVTKQKSTWWEETDQFRPAQQPKRDSSFQLRPKQLPKPTVSQRSTTLKNISTSQCLGPVQNDSSGRAKKNFNRNEISNQESKNFKPGIRVHAGGRLLQPGSLMKRTSHSHLKGKTTHKEQNHQSFGFSRERTPCYSSGRSQYSPSERSHRSASERSHRSTSERSHRSASGRSHRSASEKSHRSASERSHRSASGRSHRSASERSHRSASERSHRSASERSHRSASERSHRSASERSHRSASERSHRSASERSHPSPSQRSHHSLSERSYRGPSERRCRSPSERRCRSPSERRCRSPSERSNRSLFEKIRRSSSERRGHSASERRQHKPSEGSGQSPSKRSHNNPLKERLKHSSPGERPRHGLSKDFKSNSNISPRDHTKNPQRRASLEA; this comes from the coding sequence TGCTCTCTCAGTCAGGGTCCCAAGTTAAGGAGTTACATACAGGGCAGCTGCAGCAAGTTGTGGAATCTGAAGGGATGACTTCCGGACCCAAGGATCACATTACAGAAACTATGGGGTTGACCTTCAAGACAAAGCTGAAAGGGGAGGAATATCTTGGAAGGAGTCCAAAACCAGTAAGTAAAACCACTGCTGCAGAGAGATATTCAAGGCCCTACCCTCAAGCCCGGGAATCTGTGGAGGTGATCTCCACGCAAAAACTGCCAAGGGGAGAGTCTATAACATTGAATACAAAGGCATTTCAAGATGTCCCAGAATCTTCAGAGATGACAGAAGGGATACAATATCAAGTTCCTGGGTCTATAGGTTTGACCTCTAAGCGATTCCTGAAGGCAAAGCAAATAGGTCGAGTTGCAGGATATGCAGAATCTGCAGAGGTCACTACTGAGACATGGCAACAAGGGGAGGGAAAAATGAAGCTAACACAGTCACAGAATCAAAGTATGAAACATTCAGAAACAGCCCCAGGACTACTGGGTCAAATTACAGAATTCATGAGGATTAGTCCAAAGCCACTAGAACAAGTCACAAACTCTACAGAGACAGAGCTTCAAGTTGCTCAAGCAATAGGGGTAAAGTCAATAGCTCCCATCAGAGTTGCTACACCTGTGAAAGTGACTCCTGGGCCACCATATCAAGTTGTGAAGTCTGTAATGTTAACATCATGGCCAAACTCTCAAATGGTAGACAGTGTTGAGTTGACTTCAAAACCACAAGATGTGAGACCTTCAGAGTTTACCTCAGGCCTAAGGTTGCAAAATgcaaaatttaagaaattaagcACAGAACCAAAGTACCAAACTTTGAAAAGACTGGATTTGACAGGGTTTCAAATTGTAAAGACTGTGGGGCCACCACTTCAAATTGTAAAATCTGAGGAATTAGCACCAGGGCCAATTCCCCAGATTGCAGAACCAATAGGAGTGGGGCTTAAGGCAACAAATTACTTGGATTTATTCCCAAGGCTACATCTTCAAGAACCAGTAGAATCTGTAGAATTAACTCCAAGGCCAAATACTGAAGTGAAATCTGCAGAATTAACCACACAGCCAACATCTACACTCGAGGCACCTACAGTGTTAAATCATAAACAAGGGCTTCAGGCTGTGAAATCTACAGGGATAAAAACAGGACCTCCTCAAGTCATGGAATCTGAGGATCTGAATCTAAGTGAGGTGTGTCAGAATAAGGACTCTGAGGAGGGATCATCAGAAGAGTTACAAATAGGGAATTATTTCTCTAGGTTTCTACACAACTCTTCAGACTCACTCATCTCAAGTTCTGTCAGAACATCTGAATTAGATCTTTGGGATTCTGAGATGCCACAAGTATCAAGTGTGTTGGATATAAAAAACCTTGTGACAGATATTTTGCAACCTGAGGAGTCTTTTATAGACCTTGATAGGATACAATCTTCAACTTTTCCCTTATCCCTTCATAACCAACCCCTTGCCGAGACAGCTATTACTGTAAAAAACCCAAATTCTGAGATCCCAGGAGTGGATGTCATACCTAATGAAAGGACTAAGAGGAAACATGTGGAGGAGTCAGAGAGCTCGCTCCAGAGACTCTCACAATATTCACCACAAGACTGGAGATCACCACCTAGGTTTTTCCAGGCAGAGACAGGGGCTCAAAGAGCCCTTTCCTGGCCTGTCCTGGGCAGGCAACGGAATGTCTGGGAGAGTCGTTCCTCGAGGCCACGACTTCCTAGAAAATATCTCTCCAATATGCTAATGCTGGGGAATGTCTTGGGGACCACTATGGAAAGGAAGATTTCTTCTCAAACATCTTTAACAGAAAGAGCCACTGAAGATACCTGTCAATCTATTCAGAATTTATTTGGAGTTCCAGCTGAATTGATGACATGTTCTGAGAGACTGCTTGAGAAGGGTCAAGGTACTATTTCTCAGCCTTCCGTGGTCAAAAACTACATTCAGAGACATACTTCATGCCATGGTCATGAGAAAAAAACACCCTTAAGAATGTGGACACGTAGTTCCATGCCCTCCATAATACAGCACTACTCTGGGAGTAGAACGAGAATAAAGAAAAAGCCAAAACCCTGTGATATATCCCAGGAAGTCATTCAGTATGCGCCTGTTTCatgcacagggagtcagcctcctgccCCAGCAAAGTCAGAGTCTTCCTTCAACATATTTTTTGCCAGGAGAGATTCTGTTCCAATGGAAGGGACTCAGAACTCACAGAGTGATTCACAGACAAGGATTTTTGAGTCCCAACACTCCCTCAAGCCAAGTTATCTTCCCCAGGCCAAGACTGACTTCTCAGAACAGTTCCAGCTGCTACAAGATTTGCAGCTAAAAATAGCAGCAAAACTGTTGAGGAGTCAAATACCCCCCAATGTACCTCCACCTTTAGCTTCAGGTCTGGTCCTAAAATATCctatctgcctacagtgtggccGATGTTCAGGATTTAATTGCTGTCATAAATTACAGGCTGCTTTTGGGCCTCACCTTCTTATCTATCCGCAGCTTCACCTTGTAAGCACTCCTGAAGGCCATGGAGAGATTAGGTTGCATCTTGGCTTTAAGCTGCGAACTGGTAAAAGACCTCAGCTCCCAAAGTATCACAGAAGAGACAGACCAGTCACACCAAGGAGTCTTAGATCAACATCATTAAGGAAAGCCAAAGGTTATACACGAGCTTCCAAGAGTCCTACTTCTACAATAAATTTCCAGTCTGGgtcttcccagtctcctgctcCTATAGAAGTCCACATCAGGCAAAGGCAATATGACAGCTCTAGCctaagagaaaagacagaaattagAGAGCCTGGACACTATGAGTTCACTCAAGTTCACTCTCTATCAGAGAGTGACTCTGAAAGCAATCAGGATGAAAAATGGGCTAAAGTGAGAACCAAAAAGACCCGTGATTCAAAATATCCAATGAAAAGAATCCCCAAGGGAATTAGATCACAAAATACAAAGTTCTACACAAATGGTAGAGCTATAATACAGAGTTCCTCTAGGGAATTACCAAACCAGTTAAGAAGGAAGAAGAGTGGAGCATCTCAGACAACGACTGCCTCTTTAAAAAGACAACCTaagaaatcttcccaaccaaaaTTTATTCAACTGCTTTTTCAGGGCCTAAAGCAGGCAATTCAAACAGCACACAGAATTATGGCTTTGGCTGGGCAGAAGCATGAGGACACAACAAGGTCAGACTATTTCTGGTCAAGCAAAACCTACCTTCCAAAACAAAAATCCAGAGACTATTGCTTAAcaagagacagcaaaagacacaggaTGCCAACTCTCAAGCTAAGGCATTCAAACTCAGTCACCAAGCAGAAGAGCACATGGTGGGAAGAAACAGACCAATTCAGACCAGCTCAACAACCAAAAAGGGATAGCTCTTTCCAACTCAGACCTAAGCAATTACCCAAGCCCACAGTTTCCCAAAGAAGTACCACTCTCAAAAACATCTCAACCAGCCAGTGTTTGGGTCCTGTTCAAAATGACAGTAGTGGCAGAGCTAAGAAAAACTTTAACAGAAATGAAATCTCTAACCAGGAGTCCAAGAACTTCAAACCAGGAATCAGAGTTCATGCTGGAGGGAGACTCTTACAACCTGGTTCTCTTATGAAGAGGACCTCACACAGTCACCTTAAAGGGAAAACAACACACAAGGAACAAAACCACCAGAGCTTCGGCTTCAGTAGGGAAAGAACCCCATGTTATTCTTCTGGAAGAAGCCAATACAGTCCCTCTGAGAGAAGCCATAGAAGTGCCTctgagagaagccaccgcagcacCTCTGAAAGGAGCCACCGCAGCGCCTCTGGGAGAAGCCATCGCAGCGCCTCTGAGAAGAGCCATCGAAGCGCCTCTGAGAGGAGCCATCGCAGCGCCTCTGGGAGGAGCCATCGCAGCGCCTCTGAGAGGAGCCATCGCAGCGCCTCTGAGAGGAGCCATCGCAGCGCCTCTGAGAGGAGCCATCGCAGCGCCTCTGAGAGGAGCCATCGCAGCGCCTCTGAGAGGAGCCATCGCAGCGCCTCTGAGAGGAGCCATCGCAGCGCCTCTGAGAGGAGCCATCCAAGCCCTTCTCAGAGGAGCCATCACAGTCTCTCTGAGAGGAGCTATCGAGGTCCCTCTGAGAGGAGATGTCGCAGTCCCTCTGAGAGAAGGTGTCGCAGTCCCTCTGAGAGAAGGTGTCGCAGTCCCTCTGAGAGGAGCAATCGCAGTCTCTTTGAGAAAATCCGTCGCAGTTCCTCTGAGAGGAGAGGACACAGTGCTTCTGAGAGAAGACAGCACAAGCCCTCTGAGGGGAGCGGACAAAGTCCCTCTAAAAGGAGCCACAACAATCCCCTCAAGGAGAGACTCAAACacagctcccctggggagaggccCAGGCACGGTTTGAGTAAAGATTTCAAGAGTAACTCTAACATATCTCCTAGAGACCACACCAAAAATCCCCAAAGGAGGGCAAGTTTGGAGGCCTGA